The following proteins are encoded in a genomic region of Rhinolophus ferrumequinum isolate MPI-CBG mRhiFer1 chromosome 17, mRhiFer1_v1.p, whole genome shotgun sequence:
- the AMIGO3 gene encoding amphoterin-induced protein 3 translates to MAWLMRLGALLCTLRVGLGSLDPGVSVPSASHNCPQECVCAADLLSCVGLGLQDVPATLPAAAAAAELDLSHNALQRLHPGWLTPLSRLRALRLGHNELKALGRGVFTNASGLRLLDLSSNGLRVLGRHDLDGLAALERLFLFNNRLAHLDQHAFQGLSALHRLYLGCNELASFSFDHLHGLGVTHLRTLDLSSNRLGRIPVTDLAALPAFLKNGLYLHNNPLPCDCRLYHLLQRWHQRGLSAVTDFAREYICLAFKVPTSRVRFFEHSRVFENCSETLARASLEQPEEQLHVQVGRSLRLHCNTSAPAMHVAWVSPQEELLVAPGSRNGSIAVLADGSLAIGNVQPWHQGVFVCLATGPRLHHNQTHEYNVSVHFPHPEPEAFNTSYTTLLGCAVGLVLVLLYLFAPPCPGCHRCCHRTCRCRRWPRASSPLQELSAQSSVLSTTPPDAPSRKASVHKHVVFLEPGRRGLNGRVQLAVAEDFDLYNPMGLRLKAGSESTSSTVSEGPVIT, encoded by the coding sequence ATGGCCTGGCTGATGCGGCTTGGCGCACTGTTGTGCACGCTGCGCGTCGGATTAGGTAGCCTGGACCCCGGAGTCTCTGTGCCCTCGGCGTCCCATAACTGCCCCCAGGAATGTGTCTGCGCGGCCGACCTGCTAAGCTGCGTAGGCCTTGGGCTGCAGGATGTACCGGCCACATTACCTGCCGCTGCGGCCGCGGCCGAGCTCGACCTGAGCCACAACGCGCTCCAGCGCCTGCACCCCGGCTGGCTGACGCCCCTCTCCCGGCTGCGCGCCCTGCGCCTAGGTCATAACGAGCTGAAGGCGCTGGGTCGCGGAGTCTTCACCAATGCCAGCGGCCTGCGGCTGCTCGATTTATCATCGAACGGGCTGCGGGTGCTTGGCCGCCACGACCTCGACGGGCTGGCGGCGCTCGAGAGGCTGTTTCTGTTCAATAACCGCCTGGCGCACTTGGACCAGCATGCCTTCCAGGGCCTGAGCGCACTCCACCGGCTCTACCTGGGCTGCAACGAACTCGCGTCCTTCTCTTTCGACCACCTGCACGGTCTGGGCGTGACCCATCTGCGTACCCTGGACCTCTCCTCCAACCGCCTGGGACGCATCCCCGTAACTGACCTGGCCGCGCTGCCGGCCTTTCTCAAGAACGGCCTTTACTTGCACAACAACCCGTTGCCCTGCGATTGCCGCCTCTACCATCTGCTGCAGCGCTGGCACCAGCGGGGACTAAGCGCTGTGACAGACTTCGCGCGGGAGTACATTTGCCTGGCTTTCAAGGTACCCACGTCCCGCGTGCGCTTCTTTGAGCACAGTCGGGTCTTCGAGAACTGCTCGGAGACCCTAGCTCGGGCGAGCCTGGAGCAACCTGAAGAGCAGCTGCATGTGCAGGTGGGTCGGTCCCTGAGGCTACACTGCAACACCAGTGCCCCCGCCATGCACGTGGCCTGGGTGTCCCCACAGGAGGAGCTGCTGGTGGCACCAGGATCCCGCAATGGCAGCATTGCAGTGCTGGCTGATGGCAGCTTGGCCATCGGCAACGTGCAGCCATGGCATCAGGGTGTCTTTGTGTGCCTGGCCACCGGCCCCCGCCTGCATCACAACCAGACGCATGAGTACAACGTGAGTGTGCACTTCCCGCACCCTGAGCCCGAGGCCTTCAACACGAGCTACACCACGCTGTTGGGCTGCGCCGTGGGCCTGGTCCTGGTGCTGCTCTACCTGTTTGCACCACCCTGTCCCGGCTGCCACCGCTGCTGCCACCGCacctgccgctgccgccgctggCCCCGAGCATCCAGCCCACTCCAGGAGCTGAGCGCACAGTCCTCGGTACTCAGCACCACGCCACCCGACGCACCCAGCCGCAAGGCCAGTGTCCACAAGCATGTGGTCTTTCTGGAGCCAGGCAGGAGGGGCCTCAATGGTCGTGTGCAGCTGGCGGTGGCCGAGGACTTTGATCTCTACAACCCCATGGGCCTGCGGCTCAAGGCTGGCTCCGAGTCCACTAGCTCCACGGTCTCTGAGGGGCCGGTGATAACTTAG